The following coding sequences lie in one Armatimonadota bacterium genomic window:
- the mutS gene encoding DNA mismatch repair protein MutS, translating to MTAKTPMLQQYFTAKAEHPGVLLAMRVGDFYEFYGEDAETAASALEITLTAKADGGDKIPMAGVPFHSVERYLARLLQKGYKVAICDQLEDPKTAKGLVKRGITRVMTPGTVLEDSLLESGRNNFLAALCVSDGNLGLAILDPSTGEFQVTEITGSESQERLLQELARLRPTELLLGKDLEAYGEVARSALGTMTTDFNQPRLDQATRKLSEVLHVSSLSGFGCADKPAAITAASMIVAYAERNHVSLDHLQGLATYSVDGFMRLDPATRRSLELTQNLADGSRKYTLLGVLDTTRTPMGARLLRRWVEQPLLDRDEIKRRHDAVARFMGSSIHRGDLRDALAGLSDIERLVSRCSANLAGPRDLAALRQTLINLPKVLQPAEKLGFGRIQELIEQVQSHGDLSKLLTQSIVPEPPHTVRDGGVIREGHDHELDKLRELSRNGKGFIAALEAKERETTGIGNLKIGFNSVFGYFIEVTKTNLDKVPEHYIRKQTTANAERYITAELKDQEAQVLGAEEKATALESDLFHRVRLRVAEHAGSLLQTARAVAEIDVLSNFADVAVQRQYVRPEVVEDDVLGYHSGRHAVVEANTSNFVPNDLDLGEESPRCLIITGPNMAGKSTFLRQTALVTLMAQIGAYVPAKDARVGICDRIFARIGAKDELAHGQSTFMVEMVESANILNHATERSLVILDEVGRGTSTYDGLAIAWAMIEHLVGVQAKTLFATHYHQLNELEKDMPTVRNFRVAVEEFGDEIVWTHRVLPGGADRSYGIHVARMAGVPSPVLIRAQEILGELEETKPPQAVPVTTQRLQMTLFEAERPPVLDELEKVNVNALTPLEALKLLDDWKRKFSG from the coding sequence ATGACCGCAAAAACGCCGATGCTGCAGCAATACTTCACCGCCAAAGCCGAACACCCCGGGGTTCTCTTGGCCATGAGGGTCGGCGACTTCTATGAATTTTACGGCGAAGATGCAGAAACCGCTGCATCGGCCCTCGAAATAACCCTCACGGCCAAGGCAGACGGTGGGGACAAAATCCCTATGGCGGGGGTGCCGTTCCACTCTGTGGAGCGCTATCTGGCCCGCTTGCTCCAAAAGGGATACAAGGTCGCCATTTGCGATCAGCTTGAGGATCCCAAAACCGCCAAGGGGCTGGTGAAGCGCGGCATCACCCGCGTCATGACTCCCGGCACGGTGCTTGAAGACTCCCTATTGGAGTCGGGCCGGAACAACTTTTTGGCCGCGCTCTGCGTCAGCGATGGGAATCTGGGCCTGGCGATTTTGGACCCCTCGACCGGCGAATTTCAGGTGACCGAGATCACGGGTTCGGAGTCGCAGGAGCGTTTGTTGCAGGAACTAGCCCGGCTTCGGCCTACCGAACTTCTGCTCGGGAAGGACTTAGAGGCGTACGGCGAGGTCGCACGGTCGGCCCTGGGAACGATGACCACCGATTTCAACCAGCCGAGGCTGGATCAGGCGACGCGCAAGCTTTCCGAGGTCCTGCATGTGTCGTCGCTGAGCGGGTTTGGCTGTGCGGATAAGCCAGCGGCGATCACGGCGGCGTCGATGATCGTGGCGTATGCGGAGCGAAACCACGTTTCATTAGATCACCTTCAAGGGTTGGCGACGTACTCGGTCGACGGCTTCATGCGGCTGGACCCAGCCACGCGGCGGTCGCTGGAGCTGACGCAGAACCTCGCCGACGGTTCGCGCAAGTACACGCTGTTGGGCGTGCTGGACACCACGCGCACCCCGATGGGTGCACGGCTATTGCGGCGATGGGTCGAGCAACCGCTTCTGGATCGGGACGAGATCAAGCGGCGGCACGACGCGGTGGCGCGGTTCATGGGCTCGTCGATCCATCGCGGCGATCTTCGGGATGCGCTAGCCGGATTGTCGGATATCGAGCGGTTGGTGTCGCGATGCTCGGCCAATTTGGCGGGGCCGCGGGACTTGGCGGCGTTGCGGCAGACGCTGATCAACCTGCCGAAAGTGCTCCAACCAGCCGAGAAGCTGGGCTTCGGCCGGATTCAAGAGCTGATCGAGCAGGTGCAATCGCACGGCGACCTATCGAAGCTGTTGACCCAGTCGATCGTGCCTGAGCCGCCGCACACGGTGCGCGACGGCGGCGTCATCCGTGAGGGTCACGACCACGAACTCGACAAACTGCGCGAGCTATCTCGAAACGGGAAGGGCTTCATCGCCGCCCTAGAGGCCAAGGAGCGCGAGACGACTGGCATCGGCAACCTCAAGATTGGCTTCAATTCGGTCTTTGGCTACTTCATCGAGGTGACCAAGACTAATTTGGACAAGGTGCCAGAGCATTACATCCGCAAGCAAACGACTGCGAATGCCGAACGGTACATCACTGCCGAGCTAAAGGACCAGGAGGCCCAGGTGCTGGGGGCGGAGGAGAAGGCGACGGCGCTGGAGTCCGACCTGTTCCACCGGGTGCGCCTGCGGGTGGCCGAACATGCCGGTTCACTTTTGCAGACGGCCCGCGCGGTGGCGGAGATCGACGTGCTGTCGAACTTTGCCGACGTGGCGGTTCAGCGGCAGTACGTGCGACCCGAGGTCGTCGAGGACGATGTGCTTGGCTACCATTCGGGGCGACACGCGGTGGTCGAGGCGAACACGTCGAATTTCGTGCCGAACGACCTCGATCTCGGCGAGGAGTCGCCTCGGTGCCTCATCATCACGGGGCCGAACATGGCGGGCAAATCGACCTTCCTGCGCCAGACGGCGCTGGTGACCCTGATGGCGCAGATTGGGGCATACGTTCCGGCGAAGGATGCGCGGGTCGGAATCTGCGACCGCATCTTCGCGCGCATTGGCGCGAAGGATGAACTGGCCCACGGCCAAAGCACGTTCATGGTGGAAATGGTCGAGTCGGCGAACATCTTGAACCACGCGACTGAGAGGAGCCTTGTGATTTTGGATGAAGTCGGACGAGGAACCTCGACTTATGATGGTTTGGCTATCGCGTGGGCGATGATCGAGCATTTGGTCGGCGTTCAGGCCAAAACGCTTTTTGCCACCCACTACCACCAGCTCAACGAGTTGGAGAAGGATATGCCGACGGTGCGAAATTTTCGCGTGGCGGTGGAAGAGTTTGGCGATGAGATTGTGTGGACGCACCGGGTCCTGCCCGGCGGGGCGGATCGCTCGTATGGCATCCACGTGGCACGCATGGCCGGGGTTCCTTCACCCGTGTTGATTCGGGCGCAGGAGATTTTGGGCGAGTTGGAAGAGACCAAACCGCCTCAGGCGGTGCCCGTGACGACGCAGAGATTGCAGATGACGCTGTTTGAAGCCGAGCGTCCGCCGGTGCTGGATGAACTAGAGAAGGTGAACGTCAACGCCCTCACGCCGCTTGAGGCGCTGAAACTGTTGGACGATTGGAAGCGGAAGTTTAGCGGCTGA
- the yvcK gene encoding uridine diphosphate-N-acetylglucosamine-binding protein YvcK translates to MTRRHRLRNAIAPTRGLVKGVLLSLLGIVSVVIGALMAFNTQIQGSIRVLNDMMSSIIEATLGPDATDAVIHWTGATLFLLGIALIVFAIRGVFIHVVETLDPDLKAGRVDLFLQRQQLAQGPRIVTLGGGTGLSTLLRGWKKHSSNITAIVTVTDDGGSSGRLIQEKGMIPPGDIRNCLVALADAEKAMTDLFQHRFMDSGALSGHSLGNLLIAALVDLAHGDFEKAINYASKVLAIRGQVMPSTLDHVGLRALLDDGVEISGETAIVEAGRKIRELKLAPENVHPYQPALDAIADADLICIGPGSVYTSVIPNLLIPGVAEALKSSKAIKVYICNVMTQKGESDTFSASEHVGAIMQQVRERVFDYVLVNTGVPSDASLEKYRAFGQIFVDPDIDRIKAMGLRVIPGNFMSDTDYVRHDPVKVVSKLMTILGL, encoded by the coding sequence GTGACCCGGCGACACCGACTGCGTAACGCAATTGCCCCAACCAGAGGACTCGTCAAGGGAGTTCTCCTCAGCCTACTCGGCATCGTGTCGGTCGTCATCGGCGCGCTGATGGCGTTCAACACGCAGATTCAGGGGTCGATCCGGGTGCTCAACGACATGATGTCGTCGATCATCGAGGCAACTCTGGGACCGGACGCCACCGACGCGGTTATCCACTGGACCGGCGCAACCCTCTTCCTGCTCGGCATCGCCCTCATCGTGTTCGCCATCCGAGGCGTCTTCATCCACGTCGTTGAAACCCTCGACCCCGACCTCAAGGCGGGCCGCGTCGACCTTTTCCTCCAACGTCAACAACTGGCCCAAGGTCCGCGCATCGTCACCCTCGGCGGCGGCACCGGTCTTTCCACGCTCCTGCGCGGATGGAAGAAGCATTCATCGAACATCACCGCGATCGTGACGGTTACCGACGACGGCGGGTCGTCGGGACGCCTCATCCAGGAAAAAGGGATGATCCCGCCCGGCGACATTCGAAACTGCCTGGTCGCGCTGGCCGACGCCGAAAAGGCGATGACTGACCTTTTCCAACACCGCTTTATGGATAGCGGCGCACTCAGCGGGCACTCGCTTGGCAACCTGCTCATCGCCGCCCTCGTCGACCTCGCCCATGGCGACTTCGAGAAAGCCATTAACTACGCGTCCAAGGTTCTCGCTATCCGCGGGCAGGTGATGCCGTCCACGCTCGACCACGTCGGCTTGCGGGCCCTTCTCGACGACGGTGTCGAAATCTCCGGCGAAACCGCCATCGTCGAAGCCGGTCGCAAGATTCGCGAACTGAAGCTCGCGCCAGAAAACGTACACCCCTACCAACCGGCGCTCGACGCCATCGCCGACGCCGACCTCATCTGTATCGGCCCCGGGAGCGTCTACACGTCGGTGATCCCCAATCTACTGATCCCCGGCGTGGCCGAAGCGCTCAAGAGCAGCAAGGCCATCAAGGTCTATATCTGTAACGTGATGACCCAAAAGGGCGAAAGCGACACCTTCAGCGCCAGTGAGCACGTCGGCGCCATCATGCAGCAGGTGCGCGAGCGAGTATTCGACTACGTCCTCGTCAATACCGGCGTCCCGTCGGATGCCTCGTTGGAAAAGTACCGCGCGTTCGGCCAAATCTTCGTCGATCCCGACATCGACCGTATCAAAGCGATGGGCCTCCGAGTCATTCCCGGCAACTTCATGTCGGACACCGATTACGTCCGACATGATCCTGTCAAGGTCGTCAGCAAACTCATGACGATTCTCGGGCTCTAA
- a CDS encoding HAMP domain-containing protein: protein MAFFDNLKLSRKFGLSFGILIVLMGNLASAGFAGLSNLSHDIDRIKLGTIPGLTGAAGLRSSIKDVNNALALTAATFDRDNISKKVEAFDNLVAQEDSFIAKYAEKVKEPEDQKNFQAFKEAWANYAQAAKGFVSKVESGVGNDQLMASYVNVDKAFQALKESSNTIVDWNKKYGNDVMDSSAKQVASSRKSMWIATLFAIVIGIVCSWKLTKAITGPVAAVGSRLDSLATQCVPWLRQGLGALADGDLTHRITPVTSPVANPSKDEIGLMARTFNSMLEEVKAAIAGYNQATDNLCLLVSQVGASSQNVADNANNVASSAEQISAGANQISAGSTSLATSATEAAAIVEEMQAQANEVGAGSEKQAAAIEQASAALAEAAIGIQKVDEAAKGMTTSAQKGNESVSQTVEAMQELKVQIEKASSKVMELDAAGEKIGAIVGTIDSIAAQTNLLALNAAIEAARAGEHGRGFAVVADEVRKLAEQSSLATKEISLLIQNVRENVLETVESITTTASKAEDGVEKSSIAGQALDEILEAVERVASYAQEVDGVTSEVTVAMQNVAESAQYNLTSSKEMQVGTNKVSKAITEVASISEESAACAEELSSGVHAVTGSVGDLSRLADDLQRQIRKFKLNKSSEDNAVDLPMAA, encoded by the coding sequence ATGGCTTTTTTCGACAATCTGAAGCTTTCTAGAAAGTTTGGGCTCAGCTTCGGAATTCTTATCGTATTGATGGGCAATCTTGCTTCGGCGGGCTTTGCCGGTCTTTCCAACCTTTCGCATGACATCGACCGCATAAAGTTAGGCACGATCCCCGGCCTCACCGGGGCCGCCGGACTTCGTTCTTCGATTAAGGACGTCAACAATGCACTGGCGTTAACCGCTGCCACGTTCGACCGTGACAATATCTCTAAGAAGGTTGAAGCCTTTGATAATCTCGTTGCTCAGGAAGACAGCTTCATCGCAAAGTATGCCGAAAAGGTGAAGGAGCCGGAAGATCAAAAGAATTTCCAGGCGTTCAAAGAGGCATGGGCTAACTACGCACAAGCAGCGAAGGGTTTTGTGTCCAAAGTTGAAAGTGGCGTCGGCAACGATCAGCTTATGGCCTCCTATGTCAACGTCGATAAGGCCTTTCAGGCTCTGAAGGAATCATCCAACACCATCGTTGACTGGAACAAGAAGTATGGCAACGACGTAATGGATTCCTCGGCCAAGCAGGTGGCCAGTTCGCGCAAGTCCATGTGGATCGCTACCTTGTTCGCCATCGTGATCGGAATCGTCTGCTCTTGGAAGCTGACAAAGGCGATTACTGGTCCCGTCGCCGCGGTTGGCTCGCGGCTCGACTCTCTCGCCACACAATGCGTTCCCTGGCTTCGACAAGGCCTTGGCGCGCTCGCAGATGGCGACCTCACCCACCGAATTACGCCGGTCACTTCCCCGGTCGCCAACCCTTCGAAGGATGAAATCGGTCTGATGGCCCGGACATTCAATTCGATGCTGGAAGAGGTCAAGGCCGCCATTGCGGGATACAACCAAGCGACAGATAATCTTTGCCTTCTCGTCAGTCAGGTCGGAGCCAGCAGCCAGAATGTTGCCGACAACGCCAACAATGTCGCTTCTTCGGCAGAGCAGATCAGCGCCGGAGCCAATCAAATATCGGCCGGAAGCACTTCGCTCGCCACCAGCGCTACCGAAGCCGCCGCCATCGTCGAAGAGATGCAGGCTCAGGCCAACGAAGTTGGAGCCGGCAGCGAAAAGCAGGCTGCTGCGATTGAGCAGGCATCCGCCGCGCTCGCCGAAGCCGCCATCGGCATTCAAAAAGTTGACGAAGCCGCGAAAGGGATGACAACGTCGGCCCAAAAGGGCAATGAGTCGGTTAGCCAGACCGTCGAGGCCATGCAAGAACTCAAGGTTCAAATCGAAAAGGCTTCGAGTAAGGTCATGGAACTCGATGCGGCTGGAGAAAAGATTGGCGCCATTGTCGGAACGATCGACAGCATCGCCGCTCAGACCAATCTGCTAGCCCTCAACGCCGCCATCGAGGCTGCACGGGCTGGAGAACACGGCCGAGGCTTTGCCGTCGTCGCCGACGAAGTCCGCAAACTTGCCGAGCAGTCGAGCCTGGCGACCAAGGAGATCAGTCTTCTCATCCAAAATGTTCGCGAGAACGTCTTAGAGACCGTCGAGTCGATCACGACGACGGCAAGCAAGGCCGAAGACGGCGTCGAAAAGAGCTCGATCGCAGGTCAGGCTCTCGACGAGATTCTCGAAGCCGTAGAGCGAGTGGCCAGCTACGCCCAAGAGGTCGACGGGGTCACCAGCGAAGTCACGGTCGCCATGCAGAATGTAGCCGAATCCGCGCAGTACAACCTCACGTCGTCCAAAGAGATGCAGGTCGGCACAAACAAGGTATCCAAGGCGATCACCGAAGTGGCCTCTATTAGTGAAGAATCCGCGGCATGCGCCGAAGAGCTGAGCAGTGGCGTCCACGCCGTGACTGGCTCCGTCGGTGACCTCAGTCGGCTAGCAGACGACCTGCAGCGTCAAATCCGGAAATTCAAACTTAACAAGTCCTCCGAAGACAACGCCGTTGATTTGCCAATGGCAGCCTAA
- a CDS encoding aldehyde dehydrogenase family protein has translation MTSNAELVSNVIPDISGLQGTDLVVTSPIDGSILARLRVDTPASVNAKIAKSVEAFKQWREVPAPKRGELVRVLGNKLRERKEDLAKLVTLECGKILEEGRGEVQEMIDICDFAVGLSRQLYGLTIASERKNHVMQENWLPLGPVGIISAFNFPVAVWSWNAALALVCGDSCLWKPSEKTPLTALACQAIFDEAAQEVGGIPAGLSQVIIGDASVGSRLVDDIRVPLISATGSTRMGAAVGQRVAGRFGRALLELGGNNAIIVTESADLDVAIPSILFGSVGTAGQRCTTTRRVIVHRSLVDRVFDILKKAYGTIGNSKVGNPLEAGTLVGPLIDEASFNGMQGALDRIRTEATEVVGGERALADQYPGGYYVRPALVKLSGQSETIFTETFAPITYVIPFDSLDEALEIHNAVPQGLSSAIMTTDVRDAEYFKQHSDCGIANVNIGTSGAEIGGAFGGEKETGGGRESGSDAWKAYMRRQTSTTFFGREKPALAQGIKFDLD, from the coding sequence ATGACTTCCAACGCCGAGCTCGTCTCGAACGTGATTCCCGACATCAGCGGACTGCAGGGCACCGACCTGGTGGTGACCTCGCCGATCGACGGTTCCATCCTCGCTCGCTTGAGGGTGGATACGCCAGCTTCCGTCAATGCCAAAATCGCCAAATCGGTCGAGGCATTCAAGCAATGGCGAGAAGTCCCAGCCCCCAAAAGAGGCGAGCTGGTGCGCGTCCTAGGCAACAAGCTCCGGGAACGCAAAGAGGACCTCGCCAAGCTGGTGACCCTTGAATGCGGAAAGATTCTGGAAGAAGGTCGCGGCGAGGTACAGGAGATGATCGACATCTGCGACTTCGCGGTCGGACTCTCCCGCCAGCTTTATGGCCTGACCATCGCCAGCGAGCGCAAGAACCACGTGATGCAGGAAAACTGGTTGCCGCTCGGGCCGGTCGGCATCATTTCGGCGTTCAATTTCCCCGTCGCCGTCTGGTCGTGGAATGCGGCCCTGGCCCTCGTGTGCGGCGATAGTTGTCTTTGGAAGCCCAGCGAGAAGACTCCGCTGACGGCCTTGGCCTGCCAAGCCATCTTTGATGAGGCCGCGCAGGAAGTCGGCGGCATTCCGGCCGGCCTAAGCCAAGTGATCATCGGCGATGCATCGGTCGGCTCGCGGCTGGTCGATGACATTCGCGTCCCCCTGATCTCGGCCACCGGATCGACGCGCATGGGTGCGGCCGTTGGTCAGCGCGTAGCAGGGCGCTTCGGGCGAGCCCTGCTCGAGCTCGGGGGCAACAACGCCATCATCGTCACCGAGTCCGCCGACCTCGATGTCGCCATCCCGTCGATCCTGTTCGGAAGCGTCGGCACCGCCGGACAGCGATGCACCACCACTCGCCGCGTTATCGTCCACCGATCCTTGGTCGATCGCGTCTTCGATATCCTCAAAAAGGCGTACGGCACCATCGGCAACTCCAAAGTCGGCAACCCACTAGAAGCCGGAACTCTGGTTGGGCCTCTCATCGACGAAGCCTCCTTCAATGGCATGCAGGGTGCCCTTGATCGCATTCGCACCGAAGCCACCGAAGTCGTGGGCGGCGAGCGAGCATTGGCCGACCAGTATCCCGGCGGATACTACGTACGCCCGGCCTTGGTCAAGCTGTCCGGCCAGAGCGAGACGATCTTCACCGAGACCTTCGCGCCGATCACCTACGTCATCCCATTCGATTCGCTCGACGAAGCGCTGGAGATTCACAACGCCGTTCCGCAGGGCCTCAGTTCGGCGATCATGACGACCGACGTCCGCGACGCCGAATACTTTAAGCAGCACAGCGACTGCGGGATCGCCAACGTCAACATTGGCACCTCGGGAGCCGAAATCGGCGGCGCGTTTGGTGGCGAAAAGGAGACCGGTGGCGGACGCGAATCCGGCTCTGACGCCTGGAAGGCCTACATGCGACGACAGACGAGCACGACCTTCTTCGGTCGCGAAAAGCCCGCCCTCGCCCAAGGCATCAAGTTCGACCTCGACTAG
- a CDS encoding M3 family oligoendopeptidase gives MSTEVLPPPVRWDLSALFASIDDPKIEATWKEANARADAFATQYRGKIDDPALTADTLASALTSLEELTTDVAKPLSFANLLFAGDASNPTIGAFMQAQMEKATELQVKLMFFELELQAASGEVIDRLLADPKLSNYVHHVTVARTYSPYRLSEKEEVLMEEMANTGSRAWNRLFDEVTSNYVFKVDKDGETEEMSQQEVLALLRHEDRATRQAGADALTAGLKDQERVLTFIFNTMLQDKSIEDRVRGFEFAQQSRHMANELDRETVDLVVRLCREYYPMVARYYAVKRQILDLPELTHIDRYAPLFAAEEKVSWERAQGIVLDAFGEFSGEIRSRAAEFFDKNWIDAEPRKGKTGGAFCSYNTPDTHPVILQSFLNKMDDVMTLAHELGHGVHASLSRAQTYFNYHGTLPLAELASTFGEMLVFEKLVSGASTKDKLALYAEKIEGIFATVFRQAAMYQFEMRIHEARRTEGELTSDEYGEIWQEELQAMFGDSVKLGDQHRCWWMYVSHFMAVPFYVYAYSFGELLVLSLYEMAKKQGPSFADDYIEVLRLGGSKSPTELMAMVNVDLKSEAFWRGGFAAMDQFLVEFERLWAEYNA, from the coding sequence ATGTCCACCGAAGTTTTGCCACCGCCGGTACGCTGGGACCTCAGCGCACTCTTCGCCTCGATCGATGATCCGAAGATCGAAGCCACTTGGAAAGAGGCCAACGCTCGCGCCGACGCTTTCGCCACTCAGTACCGAGGCAAAATCGACGATCCGGCCCTCACGGCGGATACGCTCGCCAGCGCCCTCACTTCGCTGGAAGAGCTGACGACCGACGTTGCCAAGCCGCTTTCTTTCGCCAACCTTCTCTTTGCCGGCGATGCCAGCAATCCGACCATCGGTGCGTTTATGCAGGCGCAGATGGAGAAGGCTACCGAGCTTCAGGTCAAGCTGATGTTCTTCGAGCTTGAACTGCAGGCCGCTTCGGGCGAGGTGATCGACCGACTGCTCGCCGATCCCAAGCTCAGCAACTACGTACACCACGTCACGGTTGCGCGAACCTACAGCCCGTACCGCCTCAGCGAGAAGGAAGAGGTGCTGATGGAAGAGATGGCCAATACCGGCTCGCGGGCATGGAATCGGCTGTTCGACGAGGTGACCTCGAACTACGTCTTCAAGGTGGACAAAGACGGCGAAACCGAGGAAATGAGCCAGCAGGAAGTGCTGGCCCTGCTTCGCCACGAAGACCGAGCGACCCGACAGGCAGGAGCCGACGCTCTGACGGCTGGCCTCAAGGACCAGGAGCGGGTGCTCACTTTCATCTTCAACACGATGCTCCAGGATAAGTCGATCGAAGACCGCGTTCGGGGCTTTGAGTTCGCCCAGCAGTCGCGCCACATGGCCAACGAACTCGACCGGGAGACGGTCGATCTCGTCGTCCGGCTATGCCGCGAATACTATCCGATGGTCGCGCGTTACTACGCCGTCAAGCGACAGATTCTCGACCTTCCCGAGCTCACTCACATCGACCGATACGCACCGCTTTTCGCGGCTGAAGAAAAGGTCAGTTGGGAGCGGGCGCAAGGCATCGTCCTCGACGCCTTCGGCGAGTTCTCGGGCGAGATCCGCAGTCGAGCCGCCGAATTCTTCGATAAGAATTGGATCGATGCCGAGCCGCGAAAGGGCAAGACCGGTGGCGCATTTTGTAGCTACAACACGCCGGACACGCACCCGGTTATCCTCCAGTCGTTCCTGAACAAGATGGACGACGTGATGACGCTTGCTCACGAGTTGGGGCACGGCGTCCACGCATCCCTTAGCCGCGCGCAGACGTACTTCAACTACCATGGCACTCTGCCGCTGGCCGAACTCGCCAGCACCTTTGGTGAGATGCTGGTGTTCGAAAAGCTCGTGTCGGGAGCATCGACCAAGGACAAGTTGGCCTTGTACGCCGAAAAGATCGAGGGCATTTTTGCGACGGTCTTCCGTCAAGCGGCGATGTACCAATTCGAGATGCGCATCCACGAGGCGCGACGCACCGAGGGCGAGCTAACCTCCGACGAATATGGTGAAATTTGGCAGGAAGAACTCCAGGCGATGTTCGGCGACTCGGTGAAGTTGGGCGATCAGCACCGATGCTGGTGGATGTACGTCAGCCATTTCATGGCGGTGCCGTTCTACGTGTACGCCTACTCGTTCGGCGAACTCCTGGTTCTCAGCTTGTACGAAATGGCCAAGAAGCAAGGTCCTTCGTTTGCCGACGACTACATCGAGGTTTTGCGCCTTGGTGGCTCGAAGTCGCCGACCGAACTGATGGCAATGGTCAACGTCGACCTCAAATCCGAAGCCTTCTGGCGCGGCGGATTCGCGGCTATGGATCAGTTCTTGGTCGAGTTCGAGCGACTGTGGGCGGAGTACAACGCCTAA
- a CDS encoding peptidase M4 family protein codes for MREQNRPYCLLPPYILEHMANSADPAIRVCAQRTAGLTAALRSLPSIEPEPTTFEADSGLCRQIFCICGDGGELPGDLRRSEGDPPTGDPLIDEAYGGVGATYRFFKEKFDRDSIDNKGMPIAVTICEGPGFSNSLWNGNQLICGDGDGKAFHHFTSGVDVIALGLAHRIVSIDCELEPSGQSGALHEHFADVLGSMARQYARKQRFSQADWLIGRDIVTRAETRLAIRSLMAPGTAFINDPFLGTDPQRCRMQDLYSGPNEVHVNSGIPNHAFYLAAKEIGGYSWDTIGNVWYQAMQRLDRTAQFSDLAGLTRDIARVGYSAKVYQSIDLGWKRVDL; via the coding sequence ATGCGCGAACAGAATCGACCTTATTGCCTTCTCCCGCCTTACATCCTCGAACATATGGCAAATTCGGCCGATCCGGCAATTCGAGTTTGCGCACAGCGAACCGCGGGACTAACCGCCGCCCTGCGCTCTCTCCCGTCAATCGAGCCTGAACCAACTACTTTCGAAGCAGATTCTGGTCTCTGCCGCCAAATTTTCTGCATCTGCGGCGATGGTGGCGAACTGCCTGGCGACTTGAGACGGTCCGAAGGCGATCCGCCGACCGGTGATCCCCTCATCGACGAAGCCTACGGCGGAGTCGGCGCGACCTATCGATTCTTCAAGGAAAAGTTTGACCGCGACTCGATCGACAACAAGGGAATGCCAATCGCGGTGACTATTTGCGAGGGTCCCGGGTTCTCCAACAGCCTATGGAACGGCAACCAACTGATCTGTGGCGACGGAGACGGCAAAGCGTTTCACCACTTCACGTCGGGTGTCGACGTCATTGCCTTGGGTCTGGCTCACCGCATCGTCAGCATCGACTGCGAACTGGAGCCCTCGGGGCAATCTGGCGCCCTCCACGAGCATTTTGCCGACGTCCTTGGCAGCATGGCTCGGCAATATGCGCGCAAGCAGCGCTTTAGCCAAGCCGACTGGCTGATCGGTCGGGATATCGTGACCCGGGCCGAGACTCGTCTCGCCATCCGAAGTCTGATGGCTCCTGGCACAGCGTTCATCAACGACCCTTTTCTCGGGACTGATCCCCAAAGGTGCCGCATGCAGGACCTCTACTCCGGTCCAAACGAGGTCCACGTTAACTCCGGCATTCCCAACCACGCTTTCTACTTGGCGGCAAAAGAGATCGGCGGGTACTCGTGGGACACCATCGGCAATGTCTGGTACCAGGCGATGCAACGACTTGATCGCACCGCCCAGTTTTCCGATCTTGCCGGACTCACGCGCGACATCGCCCGAGTGGGCTACTCAGCCAAGGTGTATCAGTCGATCGACCTTGGCTGGAAGCGCGTCGATCTTTAG